In Helicobacter sp. 12S02232-10, one DNA window encodes the following:
- a CDS encoding antA/AntB antirepressor family protein, whose protein sequence is MSKIENIIPIQKYPMGKGCKKEETNVVNARNLWKALEVGRDFSNWIKDRINKYGFVENEDFIILKTSQSPILFDSPNLANHHLVNGTQLQNPKLGGDRKSLDYILTLDTAKEFSMLENNDKGRRVRKYFIACEKQLKKTYLSFQSLKGLFEFMGVDEEIGVATLKNMSETADKEAKGFKNLIIPSGKAMFSFIKDQLSDSLSPKEKYNLDKIKELERAGIDLNEIYEACLCTRPDISELQDKIELLEAQLKYSNAKANCYKAKVELYELRLKKEKNK, encoded by the coding sequence TTGAGCAAGATTGAAAACATCATACCCATTCAAAAATACCCTATGGGCAAAGGCTGTAAAAAAGAAGAAACTAATGTTGTGAATGCCAGAAATCTATGGAAAGCATTAGAAGTTGGTAGAGATTTCAGCAACTGGATAAAAGATAGAATCAATAAGTATGGATTTGTCGAAAATGAGGATTTTATTATTCTAAAAACCTCACAATCCCCCATTTTATTTGATTCGCCAAATTTGGCGAATCATCATTTAGTCAATGGAACTCAACTTCAAAACCCAAAATTAGGAGGGGATCGTAAAAGTTTAGACTATATCCTCACTCTAGATACTGCTAAAGAATTTTCTATGCTTGAAAATAATGACAAAGGCAGACGGGTTAGAAAATATTTTATTGCCTGTGAAAAGCAATTAAAGAAAACATATCTGTCTTTTCAATCCCTTAAGGGATTATTTGAATTTATGGGCGTGGATGAAGAAATCGGAGTAGCAACTCTTAAAAATATGTCTGAAACAGCCGACAAAGAAGCCAAAGGTTTTAAAAACCTGATTATTCCATCAGGCAAAGCTATGTTTAGCTTTATTAAAGATCAATTGTCAGATTCTTTAAGCCCTAAGGAAAAATACAATCTGGACAAAATAAAAGAACTTGAAAGGGCAGGAATAGATTTGAACGAAATCTATGAGGCTTGTTTATGCACACGCCCTGATATTTCAGAACTCCAAGACAAAATAGAACTGCTGGAAGCACAATTGAAATACTCCAATGCTAAAGCAAACTGCTACAAAGCAAAGGTAGAACTTTATGAGCTTCGTTTAAAAAAGGAGAAAAACAAATGA
- a CDS encoding VirB8/TrbF family protein, translating to MGDRKIDKNWLFKLENNIRRLMFVWIIVLSITVIALLIIIIFLFPLKEKEPYLVFFSQADQNFVRVEKANGDYKSQRALIYSLVAAYVQKRETINRIDDIPRYEDIRLQSSSEVWGQFEKLVRQKGSVYQNNSIKRNIEVVNVSLVAKNIAQIDFIARVYYAGSLQSVKRRRATLAYVFDDQEITFNNIPKNPTGFKVIGYEITEVYIPQDDNKNQKDEK from the coding sequence ATGGGTGATCGCAAGATTGATAAAAATTGGCTTTTTAAGCTTGAAAACAACATCAGACGCTTAATGTTTGTCTGGATTATCGTATTGTCAATCACTGTCATTGCTTTGCTCATTATTATTATTTTTCTATTCCCACTTAAAGAAAAAGAACCTTATTTGGTGTTTTTCTCTCAAGCCGATCAAAACTTCGTTCGAGTTGAGAAAGCCAACGGCGATTATAAGAGCCAAAGAGCGTTAATTTATTCTCTTGTCGCAGCTTATGTTCAAAAACGAGAAACGATCAATCGGATTGATGATATTCCAAGATATGAAGATATTCGGCTTCAAAGCTCAAGCGAAGTCTGGGGACAATTTGAAAAGTTGGTGCGACAAAAAGGAAGTGTTTATCAAAACAACTCTATCAAACGCAATATTGAAGTTGTGAATGTCTCATTAGTGGCTAAAAATATTGCTCAAATTGATTTTATCGCAAGAGTTTATTATGCCGGCAGTCTCCAATCTGTAAAAAGACGGAGGGCAACATTGGCTTATGTGTTTGATGATCAGGAAATCACCTTCAATAATATCCCCAAAAATCCAACTGGTTTTAAAGTAATCGGTTATGAGATTACAGAAGTTTATATCCCTCAAGATGACAATAAAAACCAAAAGGATGAAAAATGA
- a CDS encoding type IV secretion system protein, with protein MSITEIISKILSKLSVAVSENIFYGAQRVYTNKFLLSFLFLLMVFWLIANLDNDNKKGMIKTAFIYLSVFVFVEAILQSKNAYFFVLQIFDFPRLLFTGAIKLGMGDNTDTDIIKTLDAVQKSLTAINIDVGSWVSGFNWGNAILYGLFWLGGWTLTLVISGMVILSTFVSIVIQALCAIVFPTLIWSKTRGIFFAWGKLYISLSLYAPFAIFCSLIAKEAANYAANTTANNYEGLENFTSIVAVTILYAFSIFILLKIPSWINQLIGSSNDSDSMGAGSVIKSTAGLAGNLSKGMGLASKFGGMMMGNSIGKGATGIGKGVSKIMENAIKNPSNPGTIGF; from the coding sequence TTGAGCATTACCGAAATCATTTCAAAAATCTTGAGCAAACTCTCGGTCGCAGTGAGTGAAAATATTTTTTATGGCGCACAAAGGGTTTATACAAATAAATTTTTATTGAGTTTTTTGTTTCTTTTAATGGTTTTTTGGCTTATTGCAAATTTAGATAATGACAATAAAAAGGGAATGATCAAAACCGCCTTTATCTATCTTTCTGTATTTGTTTTTGTAGAAGCGATCTTGCAATCAAAAAATGCTTATTTTTTCGTATTACAAATATTTGATTTTCCTCGTTTGCTTTTTACCGGAGCAATCAAACTCGGTATGGGGGACAATACGGATACCGATATCATTAAAACCTTGGATGCCGTTCAAAAATCGCTCACAGCCATCAATATTGATGTCGGTAGTTGGGTAAGCGGATTTAACTGGGGGAATGCGATTTTATACGGCTTATTTTGGCTTGGTGGCTGGACATTAACGCTTGTAATTTCTGGAATGGTGATTTTATCCACTTTTGTTTCAATCGTGATTCAAGCCCTTTGCGCAATCGTGTTTCCTACCCTGATATGGAGTAAAACAAGGGGTATATTTTTCGCTTGGGGAAAACTTTATATCTCTTTATCTTTATATGCACCTTTTGCGATCTTTTGCTCTTTAATTGCCAAAGAAGCCGCTAATTATGCGGCTAACACAACGGCTAATAATTATGAGGGACTTGAAAACTTTACTTCAATTGTAGCCGTAACAATTCTATATGCCTTCTCAATCTTTATCCTCTTAAAAATTCCAAGTTGGATCAATCAGCTCATCGGAAGTAGCAACGATTCTGATTCAATGGGTGCAGGTAGCGTGATTAAATCCACAGCAGGATTAGCCGGAAATCTTTCTAAAGGGATGGGACTTGCAAGCAAATTTGGCGGAATGATGATGGGTAATTCAATTGGCAAAGGAGCCACAGGAATTGGAAAAGGAGTTAGCAAAATAATGGAAAATGCAATCAAAAATCCGAGTAATCCTGGAACAATCGGATTTTAA
- a CDS encoding AAA family ATPase, whose protein sequence is MLKFFEPTIYSADEHSNILSLYDYELIATRDFNLMMGFKIKGISYSALSVDEEFEKQNDRLSFLNALTEDFETNIICKKEKVVLNSDISDIENIYAKNIIEKWENNFQASQINYYLFVSTKNKTLSGFFEKQKDTAISESKKSKNDKFDLQIKSKKLKELKNKILGALEPYGIELLKTQEIINFYLEYMNAKKTFYPLDEYFDDSFVSSDIEFKKDHFIHYRNDEKKIYSRFISVKSYKTDLIDSGLIPEILKENIDLYVMFHLQALDREKAVKKVHDSTLMAVNEEITLKLKSLEDDIKQEKENIFYFCFSILIQSESKEELDRNCSVIVNYLENKKNLSVAKESLNLKPLYFSFFPANGNLNARIRQQSGSIISVLINFENNILGFTKNSFGNKPVTILKHLNGSPFLFNFHESSKINEPGHTLVIGGTGYGKTTLMSFLMMNLMKYDIDVFAMDKLNGMHNFTNFIGGEYHNVEDMKFNPFSLNGDRENQIFLKTFFEEMGGIAKEEYDEKASISKVIERLYAGGGDNIRFKDFFDSLEPIEGLKIRYENYLESLFDNNEDALNFSKKLSVINMDSILKDSELSSLSAFYIFHKLKKIHKDTARGFFIWIDELKDFLNHQRMASLILENILEARKIGGVVTMGVQNIDFFEHIPMKGSFLENMSNFIIFPTTQSEVLNRLEEKLKLTTTELRFLSNTPKKDRKILLKTKANGSQILDVNLERLGSYLKVFNSDSINVNYMKEIIKEYPQSWRDLYLKEEF, encoded by the coding sequence ATGCTTAAATTTTTTGAACCCACGATTTATAGTGCAGATGAGCATTCAAATATCTTATCTTTATACGACTACGAACTCATAGCGACCAGAGATTTTAATTTAATGATGGGATTTAAGATCAAAGGCATTTCGTATTCAGCTCTAAGTGTCGATGAAGAGTTTGAAAAACAAAACGATCGCCTGAGTTTCTTGAATGCACTTACAGAAGATTTTGAAACAAATATTATCTGCAAAAAAGAAAAAGTTGTTTTGAATTCTGATATTTCAGATATTGAAAATATTTATGCCAAAAACATTATTGAAAAATGGGAAAATAATTTTCAAGCCTCTCAAATCAATTATTATCTTTTTGTTTCGACCAAAAACAAAACATTAAGCGGATTTTTTGAAAAACAAAAAGATACCGCCATATCTGAAAGCAAAAAATCTAAAAATGATAAATTTGATTTACAAATCAAATCCAAAAAACTCAAAGAACTCAAAAATAAAATTTTAGGAGCATTGGAACCTTATGGAATTGAACTACTCAAGACCCAAGAGATTATTAATTTTTATCTGGAGTATATGAATGCCAAAAAAACATTTTATCCATTAGACGAATATTTTGATGATAGCTTTGTAAGTTCAGATATTGAATTCAAAAAAGATCATTTTATCCACTATAGAAACGATGAGAAAAAAATATATTCTCGATTTATCTCTGTCAAATCATATAAAACCGATCTGATTGATTCGGGCTTGATCCCTGAAATATTAAAAGAAAATATAGATCTTTACGTAATGTTTCATCTCCAGGCACTTGATAGAGAAAAAGCGGTGAAAAAAGTTCATGATTCAACTCTAATGGCAGTTAATGAAGAAATTACTTTAAAATTAAAAAGTCTGGAAGATGATATTAAACAAGAAAAAGAAAATATTTTTTATTTTTGCTTCTCAATTTTAATTCAATCAGAATCAAAGGAAGAATTAGACAGGAATTGTAGCGTCATTGTAAATTATCTGGAGAATAAAAAAAATCTCTCCGTAGCCAAAGAAAGCTTGAACCTCAAACCTCTATACTTTTCATTTTTCCCTGCCAATGGAAATCTGAACGCAAGAATTAGACAACAAAGCGGATCGATAATTAGCGTTTTAATTAATTTTGAGAATAATATTTTGGGCTTTACAAAAAATTCTTTTGGCAATAAGCCTGTAACTATCTTGAAACATCTGAATGGATCGCCATTCTTGTTTAATTTTCACGAAAGCTCAAAAATTAACGAACCTGGTCATACTCTGGTTATCGGTGGAACTGGTTATGGCAAAACAACATTGATGAGTTTTTTGATGATGAATTTGATGAAATATGACATTGATGTCTTTGCAATGGATAAATTAAATGGGATGCACAATTTTACAAACTTTATAGGTGGGGAATACCACAACGTTGAAGATATGAAATTCAATCCTTTTAGCCTCAATGGGGATAGAGAAAATCAGATATTCCTCAAAACTTTTTTTGAAGAGATGGGAGGGATTGCTAAAGAAGAATACGACGAAAAAGCTTCTATTTCTAAGGTAATAGAAAGACTTTATGCTGGGGGTGGCGATAACATCCGATTTAAAGACTTTTTTGACAGCTTAGAGCCGATAGAAGGATTAAAAATCAGATATGAAAATTACCTTGAAAGTCTGTTTGACAATAACGAAGATGCGTTAAATTTCTCAAAAAAACTATCCGTGATTAATATGGATTCAATCTTAAAAGATTCTGAACTATCATCATTAAGTGCCTTTTATATATTCCACAAACTAAAAAAGATTCATAAGGACACCGCTAGAGGATTTTTTATTTGGATTGATGAGCTTAAAGACTTTTTAAATCATCAAAGAATGGCGAGTCTTATTTTGGAAAATATCTTGGAAGCGAGGAAAATAGGTGGGGTTGTAACGATGGGAGTGCAAAATATAGATTTTTTTGAACATATTCCGATGAAAGGGTCTTTTTTGGAGAATATGAGCAATTTTATCATATTTCCAACTACGCAATCTGAAGTCTTAAATCGTTTGGAAGAAAAATTAAAACTCACAACCACAGAGCTTAGATTTTTAAGCAATACGCCCAAAAAAGACAGAAAAATTCTGCTCAAAACCAAAGCTAACGGCTCACAAATTCTTGATGTTAATTTAGAGCGTTTGGGCTCATACCTCAAAGTTTTTAACTCTGACTCCATCAATGTTAATTATATGAAAGAAATAATTAAAGAATACCCTCAAAGCTGGAGAGATCTCTATTTGAAGGAGGAATTTTGA